The Ogataea parapolymorpha DL-1 chromosome III, whole genome shotgun sequence nucleotide sequence GGGTTCGAGCTCGCGGCTCGTCGagcaagctcctcctctttctgCTTAGCCTGCCGGGCCTCTTTTTCGCgcttgattttctccagctcccgcagcagctcggcatcttcgtcttcctcctcatcctcctcctcctcgcttTCACTTTCGCTCTGGCTTTCGCTATCTGTGTCTATATCCTTTGTTTCCAATaacagctgtttgctgCGTTCTAACTCGTCAACTTCCGGCTGattttcctccttctcaCCCTCATTCTCGGCCCTGTTCTGATCCTCCAATTCGCTTCGCAATTGCTGAACCTCGCTCTTGTCCACCTCGTGCTCCGACGGCCCGTCCCAGTCGTCGTCCATCGGCCGTTTTTCCCGCCGATACTTCATCGCCATGTGCGCCGGCATTGCCCGTTTGTGCTTGATCGTGGACCGCACGTTGTCACGGCCGCGCGCGTGGTCAAAAGTCGGCCGGTGCGCAGTAGTCATTAAAAATGATtttaaataaaataatgatttaaataaaataaatacctaaaataaataatctCCATTTTTAATGTCCTCCGTGTCCATAAAAGATTTTGCCTACGACGCCGACCACCCACTCCACTACGGTATCACCGACGGTTACATAGAAGACACCAGCGAGCGCGTGATACAGGCCGTGGCACTGTACCCTTTTGAGCCAGAGAATGAGAACGAACTGAAACTGGAGCAAGATCAAGTCATAATCATCAACTACGAGTACGGCGAGGGGTGGCTCGTGGCCCACGATCCCGAGTCGGGAGAAACAGGGCTTGTCCCGTCAGAATACGTGAGCATTTTAGACGACGAGTTAGAAGAAACAGGCCAGTCGGACGACAACGAGCAACACAAACACCAAGATGCACAGCCAGACAAAACAAAGGAGCAACAAGCTAAGCCGTTCCTACCAGGGATTCTTCAGGAGCTCGGAGACTTGAAAATTACACAGCAAAATACAGATAACCGGGAAACCAGCACAGAATAATCGTCTACACAGTCATTAATCACTATTCGTTCTCCAATAGCTCCTCCAGGTCCACGTCTTCTTTGCTGGCCTTTTCGAACAACGGACCGCCCAGCTCGTTTACCAACTCCATCACCGTGTTGGCAAGGTCTCTGTCCGTCTCGGCAGCAACACTGTCCACTTGCAGCAACTTGTACGCCTCGGTGAGCGCCAGGCGGGCATCTCTCACCGTCTCGTCGCGCTCTTTCAGTGGATATTGCTCATAGTTGATTGACACTTTGTCTCCGTCCTTCTCGGAAATGCCGTTTTGGTTTCTTCTGGCTGCCAGAAGATATGCGAATCCTTCCAAATAATAGCTCTCGACACTCTGTTCGTTAATATCCTGCACAGACGACGCTATAGCCGTCGCCAATTCGAAGAGTCCCGTTTCAATTGCATACTTAGAGAGCGTCATCAGCGGCTGGCACAGGTCGATGTACTCCATCTGAGACTCAGGCTCGGTAGACTCCTCCAGAGCAGCTTTCTTgtgctcaaaaagctccCAGGCTTTTTTCACGGCCTCGCGCGCCTCCTGTGTCTTCTGCTGGGAAATGCGGATGCTTGCCAGTAACGACCATGTTTCTCCGTTGGTGTTGTCCAGACTGAGAGCCAGCTGAATGCATTTTTCGCACTCTTCCTCTGCGGCTGGCTCCATGCAGAGATCGGTCATCCAGATCTCAATTATGGCGAACAGTGCTTGattcagtttcttgagaAGATACTCCTGAACTTTTTCGGGCTCTGTATAAGCtgcaaacagcagctgtgTGCTTTCGTCCAGTTCCTGTGGAGTTTCCGACTGGACCATTTCCAGCTGAGCCAATAATCTCTTCACCCCCGTCTCCAACAGGTCCACACCGTCATTTGCTCCTACTATCTGGCCCAGATATAAAAACTTCTCCACACCGCTCTTGGCCTCTGGGTCCAATTTGCAGGCTTTGCTCAGTACATCGTATGCGCTTTCCACGTCTCCATTTTCCAAGTGTGCCTCTCCAAACGACTGCAGAAAAAGTGGTGAGTCTTGAAATTCGCCAGCTTTGGCActcagcagctccacaGCTTTTTCGGGCTGCTGGTTCTCCAGAAGTTGAGCAGATTCCACGATAACCTGTTGTAAAGACattaatatttatttttttctgaaaaaaaaaattgaaataaattaaatttttctccaacatGGACTATCTTGAGGAACAAAAGCAGGAAATCGAGATTCTACAGAGCATATATcccgacgagctggagatAGTATCAGACACAGAATTTCGCGTGTCGCTGTTGCTAGACACTAACACAGACCGCAAACACACCCTGATCCTCAACGTCAAGTACCCAGAGACGTATCCTGAGGTGGTTCCGCAATTGCGCATCGAACAGGAGCACGATGAGGCGCCCGAAAGCACACTCAACATTTCCGAGACCGTAGAGTTCGACAGAGACGATttgctggatctgctggactTTGTCAACCAGAACGCCGAGGAAAACGTTGGTATGCCTAGCATTTTCACGCTTACGTCCTTGCTCAAAGAACATGCCGAGACACTTTTTCAGGAGAAAGTGACCGCACTAGAGAAGAAATACGAGGAAGAGCGCCGCGCTAGAGAATACGAGGAACACAAGAAGTTTTCCGGCACTAAGGTGACGAAGGAGAACTTTGCGCAGTGGAGATTGAAGTTCCGTGCCGAGATGGGAATAGACGCCAGGCTCAACGAGCGGTTCAAGCAGGTGCATCAGGGAAGGCTCACAGGAAAGGAGATATTCGAAAAGGGTCTAGAAcaagaggacgaggagttgTAACGATATTTAACCTGATTCGTAATTTGCATAGTCGAACGAGTGTAGAAACAACATCTCGTTGGTGATGTGCGGGTGGTCTGGAATTTCTGGCAGCTCTGCAGGCTCATCGTTGCGGTACTTGTTTTCCACGTATTCGTGGATAAGATCGGCGTCGTTCAGCATGATTTCGTCCTCGCGACAGCTCAAATAATGTAGCAGCCAATTTTCCTGTTTGACGGACTCCTCATGATCTTTTCTCTCTAACAACGCCGTCTccaattccagcagctgctcgctcACAACTTCGTCTGGCTCAGCCACGGCCGATTTTTGCGATAGCTGGCTCACCGGAGTCGGGTTCAAAACGGCGCTCTCGAACGGCAGCGCGCCGTCCATCacctgctcgatctcgtctCCTTCGATGTCGAAAATAGACgtcttttccttttccCGGACCTCCTCCAAGCCGTTTATCTCGTACGGAACCAGCTTATTTAGTCTCTGACGTCCGCTTGGCATTTGTCGCCCAAAATCCAGCCCCAATCTCCAGCCAATGTTCGACCAGTAATCTTTTAATTTAATTGGTCTGCGCACCTTCATTTGGGCCAGAGCGCGATGCACGTCGCTCTGCGtgatctcaaactcgtcgtGAGCCTCTATTTTGTCCTCCAGAACAGTCAGCACCACTTCATAGGCCATGTTCTGCGCAATATGACGCAAAATGTACTTCGTTTCttcgtccaaaaccatCGGCTTGGACAGCTTGCGTTTGAGCCCGGTAGCAGCATCCAGGAGCTGATTATTCGCATACAGAGCATTTGCCATGTCAGTCATGCGCTCGTAGTCCAGCAGATCTTGCTCGTTCAAGCCCGGATGCGTCTTTTTGAACCGGAAATTTGTGTCCGAGTCTCGCATGTTGGCCACCGACTTGAGGAGAAACGCCTGCGACTCCTCCATCTCAATGAACTCGCTGCTCATCTCGTAACTCGCGGGGATCTCGTCATATGACACCAGTTTCAGCAATCGTCGCTTGTGTCGCTTGTACTGCTGTAGTTCGCGTTTTAGCAGCTTGTAATAGTCCAAAATATCTGCAATTGATTTCGATGGTAGCTTTTCCTGAATGATGTCGGCTCTGTGGATGGAATAGCGCGCcaggagctcgaaaaacgTGTCTTTGTCGTCCGCCGACCAGTACGTGCCCGCTTCATTGACTTCATTCTTGCGTCGGTATCTGAAACCCGCGCTCGACACGTAAGTCCCCACCAGGTTGGATCGTCCAAACGGACTCGTATACGAAAGAAACCTGCGCTTCTCGGCCTGGAAAAATCGCAAGTAGTTGACGTTTCCCTGGAACAGCCTCGGCTTGTTTTCCAGCCGGTAGTATGAAAGCTTGGCCGGCTCCTGAATGATTTCGCTCGCGTCCTGGAAATCTGTGCTAGACAAGTCTGAGGAATCTGAGCtttcgtcgatcgacgagatcgacgcgtccGACTCGGGCTCGCTAGAGCTCAGCTCAATGTTCTGTGTCTCGTCCTCGATTGAGCTCTGTGAGTCCTCATCGCTGGAATTTCCCAGATAAATATCAGGAATGCCATTTTCCATGGCCTCCACGTTCTAAAATCTCTGATCTGAATAAAAtcaaatttatttttttctttaattttttattatttttcatgttaAGACACTGTATCCCGAGAACAGTGCTCTGCCGGCCGCGGCTGCTCTTTGTCAGATATTTTTCTGAGCGAGTAGACGAGGCAGATATAGTGAACAGTGATGAAGCCTCGCCGCATGCCTTCGACGAGCCGCTACCGTGGGAAAAGCTGCCCGAAGAGGAACATATTATACTCAAGCCCACGGCCcagaaaaaatcgaaaCTCACAAACATCAAGGAGACGCTGGAGAGCGGCAGGTCCGGCCGCTCCGAGCGGTCAAAAAAACGGCTCGACATGATTGAGTTCGAGAAGGGATTGAAAAATCTTATGGTCTTTAAGATCCCGTCCACAGACAACCAGCTGTTTAAAGACCTGGACAATTTGCAGCCGCGGAACAGCACGATCTCGGCCAAATCTCAcgcagagctggaaacaAAGCTGGTCAAGGGCTACCAAAAAGCACAGCTTTTAGAGTACATTGGCTACAAGCACGTTTCTCCTCCCGCTGCCAAGtccaccaagaagaagcttgCCCAGTATATAATCCAAAAATGCTGGGACGTGGCCATTTCCGAGGACTCGCCCGTAGAGGTGCTCAAGCAAGCGGAAATTACGCTACAGAGCAAGAAAGAAGcgtttttgctgctttCGCACTCTGGCTACCTCATGCAGTCATGGACCAGACTTGGCGCCCGGCTCGAGCTCAATCGCGGTCTTTCACGTCTCACAGTGCGCGGCAACCAGGCGCTTGTGAACTTTGTCCAGGCATCGTGGAACTATCTGCTGAATCACGTGAGCACGTCCGTGGCCCATCTCAACGAACTGGCCTCGTTCTACACTGACAAACTGCACCGACACATGCCAATTGCggagctccagaaactcaGCAACGTGTACtttgaggaaatcaacAAGCAAGACaagctgttccagctcaGCACATTCAATCCTGCCAATTTgcagctggccaagtcGCTGTTATTGGCAGCTACAGACTTTTCTGCCACCTCTCACAAACACATAGACGTTTCCGGCGCCTCCACGGAACACAGAAAACTGTACCAGGACTCTTCGTTGCCATGGTGGGCTGCTGGCCCGCTGTATCGGTACGAATTGCCGCAAAAACGGGTCCAAGAGTCGTCTTTTGAACAGAACTTTGACCCCGAGTCGCTGGCCAAAGAAGTCGATCAGCTGCGGTCTGAGGTGGCCGAGGCGGCCGAGAAGTTTCAGTACAACTTCCTGgaccagaaacaggagaCAAAGCCATTTTCTCCGGCCGAGATTTCTGTCCCCGACTCGTCTGCTCCGTGGTTGGCCAAGAGCCGGGAAATCTATTCCAAACTGACTCCGGAGGTGCAAAGAGACGAATCATGGCTTCCCAGAACATTCAACGCGACATTCggcaagctgctgttcaacgAAAACGCCGCCAGCGCCGGCCTTTTCCACGCCAACCTGCCCCAGatcaataaaaaaatcggCATGCTCAACTTGTACGACAAAAACGCACGCTTTTTCGGTTTCGCCGGAggcatcaaaaacaacttCGAGCACTCGCTACAGGTCAAGCTGGTGCCTGACGCGTACGGAAAATTCGATAATTTCATCACGCTGCCCAACGTCGAGATATGGTTCCAGATCTCAAAAAATAAGGTCGACCTGTCATCCTGCAGCATCTACGTGAACGAAAACGAAGTTAATTGTGCATTGGCGCTCCCTGAGCTTCACAACGACGTCATGTTCCAGTCCACGTGCAACTCGGTCCTCCTGGACGGCTCCAACCCCTACGACCCGGGCCTGCCGTCCCAGAGACCGCTGCAAAACGTGATCAACTCGCTCTCCTCAAACATGCTGGATATGTCAGACACCAGCGCTctcaaccagctggtcaatACCCTGGTGTCGCGCAAGATCCCGATCCGGCTCGCCAAGGACCAGGAGCCGGCCAATTACCTCGTCACGGCTATCAACAGACGCAGGTCgatcgagctggacttCGACGGCTGCCACCTCATGTACGACGTGGTTTCGAACGGAAAAAACGAGCGATTCGAGGCATCGCTGCTGGCACCCGAAACAGAACCGGAAATGGACGCGGCTAGCTTCGAAAGGTTCGCCAAGACCGTCAACCGGTTCCTACTCTACATCCAATAGACCCCTGTATATACGTACTGGAAAATTCCAGCCCGGGAGGGACAAAACGTTACCCGGCCGTTTCACCCGCGGTGGCCTGGCCACGGGTGCAAAATTTTAGCGAGGCAAATTGCATTGCTTTCTTCATCTATCTATTAACTAAAATGGTCAAGACTTTCTTCGACGTTGCTGCTGACGGTATGTACCATAGCAATTGAGCTTCCAAGCGGGTGTTTCGCCGCCATTGAACATTCTAACCGCCTAGGCAAACCACTAGGAAAAATCGTGTTCTCCTTGTACGATGACGTTCCAAAGACCGCCGAAAACTTCAGAGCCTTGTGCACTGGAGAGAAGGGCTTTGGCTACAAGGGCTCCATCTTCCACAGAGTCATTCCAGACTTCATGTTGCAAGGTGGAGACTTCACCAACTTCAACGGAACCGGTGGCAAGAGCATCTACGGCTCCAAGTTCCCAGACGAGAACTTCAACCACAAGCACTCGAAGCCGGGTCTGCTTTCGATGGCCAATGCCGGTCCAAACACCAACGGCTCCCAGTTCTTCATCACGACTGTTCCATGCTCGTGGTTGGACGGCAAGCACGTTGTTTTTGGCGAGGTTGTCGAGGGCTACGATGTTGTCAAGGCCATTGAGAAGCTCGGCTCTGGATCCGGCGCCACCCgtgccaagatcgagatCACCGACTCTGGTGAGCTGTAAGTAATGAGTGATTAAATGATGGTCCTTGATATCTTTGTAGTAttcgacgcgtcgatcggcgtGTCGGCCTGCATTCGGGCTTTAGGTGCGTCTTTTCGTGCCGAACAGCAATACTTTGCCTCTTATACTTTGGCCGCCGCATGTCCTCGTACTCTTTATACGACATCCGACAGAAGACAAGAAAGCTCCAGAATGGTATGTTTGGCAATTCCTCCAATATTCTAACCGCAGCTTTTTCCGGCTACTCCAACCTGGAAATACTGATCCGGGAGGCCACCAACACGGATCCTTGGGGCCCCACATCCaagcagaaaaaacagctttGCTCGTGGATCCTCAACTACGCCAATCCCGAGTATGTTTCCGACCACATTGCGGGCTCCCAGACGGCCGAGTCTGGCCAGAGCATCTCCAAAAAAGCCATTGATTTTATAGTCCACCGGATCCAGGAGTACTCCGGACTGAGCCGGGGGGCGCAGGGCATCTTCAACTCGCTCAAGAAGACGCTTGTAACGCGCGGGTACGAGTTTGTCATTATTTCCAAGTGCCTGCAGCTGCTAGAGCATCTTTTGCTGTACTGCTACCAGGAGGATGACGGTGTCAAACTTTTCGACATTGTTGACGATATTCGCATAGATCTCGATCCTGTGGTGCAATTGGAGCACTATCAGGTGACGCTCAGCTACGACGGGCTGGACTTGAATCACGAGAagcagatcaaggagatggCACGGCACGtggtggagctggccaCGGACGAGGCGAAATTGGCTGCTGAGCGCGAGAAGTTCCAGCCCAGTAAGAAGACGCGGCATAACTCGGGCACTCTGTTCTACGATGAGGACCAGTTCGACGTGGGTCGCTCGGACGCGCTGCGGCTCGAGGAGGACCAGGACCCGTTTGCCAGATCGCGGATTTCGACGCTGTCCAGCAACGTAGCACGGTATCTGCCGGGGTCGCCGGGCCACCGCAAGTCGCGGTCGTCGGGGGGAATCAGTCTAGCGTCGCAAAATTACACGCATTCGAGCTACCATGACGATTTTAACGAAACTCACGAGCATAACGAGAATGACGAGAATGATGATGTTCCGCGCGAAATGAGGCAGGAGCAGACCCAGAACGAGCACCCGGATCCAAGCCAGAACCTCCTGATCGATTTAAATAGTTGAGTATCTATTATCATTATGCATTAGGCTGTAAAAAGACTCGACTCGACCGtcgcgtcgtcgtccacagGGGTCGACTCGCCGCTGGACGTGGCGTCATCCAGCTCCACTGCGTCGTCCATGCTGAGGCGCAACTCATAGTTGAGTGGGTCGTTCTGCAGCGTGTCCTCGTACTCGAGTCGGTAGTAATTAAAGCGGCAGAAACAATCGGCTTTTTTCAACGGCAGCCACTGGTATTTGGCAACGAAAAAGAACGTCACTGCCAGAACAGAGCCGGCAGTGAGATCAAAAAAGTAGTGATGGGTCAGGTACATCGTGGACCACCAGAGCCAGCACACGTAGCACGCAAAGTACGGAGAGTACTTGGGGAACAGGTATGAAAGCCACAATGCATTCATCGTGGAAATGCCGGAGTGCAAAGAAGGAAACGCTCCAAAAATGACCGGGGCGTTGCTGAAATTCGTCGTGTACAGATCCACCCCAAAATAGCCGTCCATACGGCCCAGACCTCCGGGACTGCCCTTCATGGCGTAATTAGCCGGCTGCAGTCCGTACAGGTTCTTGTACCACGGAGGAGCGGCTGGGAATATCTGCTGGATCGCCACGCCCACAAGGTTCATGTAGCCAAACGACCATCCGAACGAGCGCAGGGCGGTTGGCGGGCCAAAAAGCCAGACCAGGGCGGCCACAATAAAGGGGCCTGCAAAATGCACTATTCCGTACGGAAACCAAGCGACAAAGTCCAGAGGCTTAGATGTGTACGACGCCAGCACGTCCGAAAGGTCATCGCCGTATAGAATCGTCTCCATCGAGGGCAGGATTTTCACACTGATGGGTGGTTTCCAGCTGGTTGGGATTTTTCCTGCCgagaagaacaaaaacaCCCAAGCAAGGATCGGAAGACCAAACAGGAAGAACTGCGACAGTAGTGGGACGGTTATTAGGAGGCCAAGTCCAAGGGCCAGCAGAAGCTTGAGCAAAAAGGAAATTGGAAGCACATAGAGCACAAACAAGAACACAGAGCCGAGGATGCTGAGATTAATGACGGCGGTTCTGGAGAGATTTCTAAAATGTTTCAGTGTGGGTTTGATGTCATGGTTAAGCTCTACCAGCATGTTGTTCTGCTTCTTAGCGGCCAAAAATTCGGCATAGAGTCGTAATATCAGTTTTATGGGATTGTACCCGATCTTCGTTGCCGGGAACGAAGAGATTGAACTCATGCTATTGGAAAATTAAATAGATGTGTTCAAATAATGCAGATTATTCACAGCTGGCTTGCCTGCAAAGGCTAAGTTTATAGAAATGCCAAACCCGGTGGAACAGAATTGTCTGTTACAAAATACAGAATTGTgtgttttttgtttttttttaattgACGTCGGATGATATATGTTCGTCGCGTCGGTAGCAACATTTTTGGCTAGCTGCATCAATTTGTATTATCTCTTCCTTGTACAACATGACGGATAAGAAAGAattgaaggaaaaagagctaTTTCTGGATTCTGAAGCAGGTCTTCAGACCCCAGAGGATCTTCAAAAGCCAGGTAGAGCTCATCAATTGCTCCGCAACCCTATTATGATTATTCTGCAGATACTTATCTTAGGACTGTTCTGTCGGCTCACCCTGGAACAGGTTCACCACTCTGCTCAACCAGATCCCGTTCACAAGACTTTTGTGGGCTACCTTGGCTCGCTGGAAGAGAATTATGCTGGCACATGGTTAAAAGAGTACTCGAATGAGACACAATTCCCAGGCACGGAGGCAAACATCAAGCTAGCCAATTGGACAAGAGACAAATTCCTCGAGTTCGGTCTGGAGGCGGAAACTGACCTCTACACTACCTATATAAGCTATCCCGTGTCTCAATCGCTGGATCTTTTGAGTGCCGGCAACGGTTCTGTTGTGTTCAAGGCTGCTCTTCAGGAAGACATTTTGGAAGAAGACCCAACCTCCTTGAAAAGCGTGCCTGCCTTTTTGGGCTACGCGGCCTCTGGCGATGTTGTGGGGGAGTACATTTACTGCAATTACGGCACTAAAGAGGATTTCGACACATTGGCCGAACTAGGAGTGAACGCAACAGATAAGATAGCGGTGATTAGATACGGCAAAATTTTCAGAGGCCTGAAGGTCAAGTTTGCGCAGGATTTCGGTTTCAAGGCCGCCCTGCTGTTTACAGATCCTAAAGATGATGGAGAAGTGACCGAGGCAAACGGCTACAAGGCCTACCCTGAAGGAATTGCCAGAAACCCAAGCGCCATCCAGCGCGGCTCTTCACAGTTTCTTTCTGTGTTTCCAGGAGATCCCACCACGCCCGGCTATGCCATCAAACCGGGAGAAAATAAGACTAGGTCGAGTCCTCATTTGACGACACCAAGAATCCCGGCCATTCCTGTTTCCTACAGAGACATCATTCCcattttgcagaaacttTCTGGACACGGTCCTAAGGTCGAGTCCTGGCCTGCAGGACTTGTTCCTGACTACGATTACGCATCTATTGGACCAAATCCAAGCTACAAGCTGCACTTGACAAACGAGCAGGACTTCAACATCACTAATCTCCACAATGTCTATGGCAAGATCGAAGGACACAAAAAAGACGAGGTGATCATCATCGGCAACCACCGCGACTCCTGGACCCCTGGTGCCGGAGATCCTCACACAGGCTCTGCTGTGCTGCTTGAAATTGCCAGAGCTTTAGGcaatttgcaaaagacCGGCTGGAAGCCGCAAAGAACCATCATGCTGGCGTCCTGGGACGGTGAGGAGTACGGACTGCTTGGATCCACCGAATTTGGCGAATACAACGCTCACGATCTTTCTAAAAAGACAGTTGCTTACTTCAACATGGACGTTTCGGCTATCGGTAACATTCTGCAACTCGGAGCCTCGCCTATGTTGTACGAAGTGCTGAGATCAACGGCAGATCTTCTGGAATATCCTGGCACAGACAGGACACTGTACGATCATTTCAAGGAGAACACAAACGACACTATCAAGTCTCTTGGATCGGGCTCCGACTACACAGTGTTCTTGGACCATCTGGGAATTCCGTCGGTGGACCTGGGTTTCACGAGCAACCGCACCGGTCCTGTTTATCACTACCATTCCGTCTATGATTCTTACCACTGGATAGAGACTCTAGCGGATCCTGGCTTTGTTCTGCATAACCTCATGGCAAAGTACGTCGGTCTGTCGGTTTTGAAACTCAGTGAGACCAAAGTGTACCAAATGAAGGCCTCGGACTATGCTGCCGAAATCCAGCGGCTTTACGAGAAAGTGGAAGTTCCTAAAAATTGGCTGAGTCGAAACATAGGACATTGTTCGAAGGGCGggaagctggacgacctgCTTTCGGACACCGAGCAAAACATTGTTTCTTTGAAAGACGCTGCCGCCTCCTTTGATGAGGAAGCAGTGGAGTTGCAAACAAAGTACGACAACTGGGACAGTCTGTCGTGGTGGGAGAAGATTGCATTGCAATGGAAGATCGTCAAGACGAACCATAAGCTGAAGTACTTTGAGCGCAAGTTCCTGAATCCCGATGGCTTGAAGGACAGACCATGGTTCAAACATATTATCTACGTAAGCGGACGCTACACGGGCTATGCGGGCCAGCAACTGCCTGGACTGGTGGAGCCGATTGAGGACAATGACTTCGAAACTTTTGTGCGCGGCCTCACATTTTTCAACAATGTGGTCAACAACTTGGCTACACGTATTTAAATTCAAAAAAAGTCAATGTCTCATTATTACAATCGAGTTAATCATTACGGTTAACGTTTCAAAATCCCACACTGACCCGTCGGTCAGTCTCACTTCccttgattttgcgctCCTTCATAATATCCTTGGCTTTTTCCTCGCCATATTTCTTGCACAGCTTGGCGTAGAAGAGTCCGCACGCGTTACAAAGCGTGCGCTCTCCCTCGGGCCCGCGTCTCCATTCGGGCGTTTCTTTGGACTGACAATGTAGACACTCGTTGGTCACCATTTCAGCAAGATTCCCGTTGTCGGCGTTGGCCTCGAGCACCAACTGTGCAGTGATGTTATTTGTCCCTGTTGGAgattttttcattttgaGTTTGCgaacagaaaaagaacTAGGCGAGACCGGCGGCGTGGTGAGTCGGTCGTCCGTTGGAAACGAAGAAGTACGGTGGTGTGCTTGTGAAGGAGACACCTCGATCATCGACGAAAGTGTCCGTGCGGCCTGTTCTTCCATATTCTGGTATCTTGACGGGTTGAGAAGAAGTGGCATCGGGGCGCCGCCCGAGCCCACGGGAACTGTCGGCTGGAATGTGTATTGCATCGACGAGCTCCGGGAATGTGGGTGTTGCGCAGGAGGAGCCCGTGCAGCCTCCTCGTCACGGGTTCTCATCCACGAATGATAAATAGAGTGCAGGAGATCTGCCTGCTGGGCTCCGCTCTCGAGCAGTTCGCGCGGCACATGCGCGATACTTTTCGAACTCTCgaggatctgctggatTTCCATGCTGATTTTCGTGAGCTTGCCCAGCTCTCTTTCCAAACTGAAGTCCGCCGGCCCGTATCCGACTGGCGGAGCCATATATACCCCTTCGGTCATGCTCTGGCTTCTAGGAGCAATCGAGCTGCCCTCTAATGTGGGGAAAAGGTCCTTTATCGAGGGAAGCTCCCGACTGCCGGCTTCCGGTTTCAAGGTCGCCCCGTTCATCTTGTCTTACAAGCTTCAAAATCTTTTCGCTCCTTATACTCTGCCCTTCGCCCGgattttctggttctgTATCTGTGCAGAATCTGTAGATGCTCAACAGCTTATTAATCCAGTCCCCTGTTTGCGGCCACAAGATTATCTGTTGGATATACTCACGATGTTgcgaggaaaaaaaaatgcaatcTCCGTATAATCCAGCCTCCGAACTTGCGCACACTATATATTCCAAATGTAAACTAGCAAAGAAATGCTCACTCGCTTAAACACAGCAGTCACACAGATTCTTTTTGACACCAAAACAAGTTAGCAAATAAATTATTCTTCTCAATCCCCAAGTTTCCCCAGATCTGCACGACTAGAAATTTTTGTGTCGCGCACGTCTCGCGGCCGGCTGTCTGGTCTGATCACCAGTTCGGCCACGATGCTGCCGCACACAGCGTCTGCTAATGCTGCACACTCAAGATGTATAATTTGCCTCACACCCTTTGCACACAACCGCGATTTCGGCCCGATCTCCCCGTACCGGCCCCGCTACCAAACAGCTCTAAGCAGGCGCTACGCAGGCCATATCTCCCTGCTCCGGCTCCTCTCAAGACTGCGGCGAGGGCCCGAATCACACCATCCTCACCCGCCGTTGCAGCCATTGCAAAAATCTTATCGCAGCTGCGAGGCCGCCGCACCTTGACAGATC carries:
- a CDS encoding glutamate carboxypeptidase II, whose protein sequence is MYNMTDKKELKEKELFLDSEAGLQTPEDLQKPGRAHQLLRNPIMIILQILILGLFCRLTLEQVHHSAQPDPVHKTFVGYLGSLEENYAGTWLKEYSNETQFPGTEANIKLANWTRDKFLEFGLEAETDLYTTYISYPVSQSLDLLSAGNGSVVFKAALQEDILEEDPTSLKSVPAFLGYAASGDVVGEYIYCNYGTKEDFDTLAELGVNATDKIAVIRYGKIFRGLKVKFAQDFGFKAALLFTDPKDDGEVTEANGYKAYPEGIARNPSAIQRGSSQFLSVFPGDPTTPGYAIKPGENKTRSSPHLTTPRIPAIPVSYRDIIPILQKLSGHGPKVESWPAGLVPDYDYASIGPNPSYKLHLTNEQDFNITNLHNVYGKIEGHKKDEVIIIGNHRDSWTPGAGDPHTGSAVLLEIARALGNLQKTGWKPQRTIMLASWDGEEYGLLGSTEFGEYNAHDLSKKTVAYFNMDVSAIGNILQLGASPMLYEVLRSTADLLEYPGTDRTLYDHFKENTNDTIKSLGSGSDYTVFLDHLGIPSVDLGFTSNRTGPVYHYHSVYDSYHWIETLADPGFVLHNLMAKYVGLSVLKLSETKVYQMKASDYAAEIQRLYEKVEVPKNWLSRNIGHCSKGGKLDDLLSDTEQNIVSLKDAAASFDEEAVELQTKYDNWDSLSWWEKIALQWKIVKTNHKLKYFERKFLNPDGLKDRPWFKHIIYVSGRYTGYAGQQLPGLVEPIEDNDFETFVRGLTFFNNVVNNLATRI
- a CDS encoding Inositol phosphorylceramide synthase — protein: MSSISSFPATKIGYNPIKLILRLYAEFLAAKKQNNMLVELNHDIKPTLKHFRNLSRTAVINLSILGSVFLFVLYVLPISFLLKLLLALGLGLLITVPLLSQFFLFGLPILAWVFLFFSAGKIPTSWKPPISVKILPSMETILYGDDLSDVLASYTSKPLDFVAWFPYGIVHFAGPFIVAALVWLFGPPTALRSFGWSFGYMNLVGVAIQQIFPAAPPWYKNLYGLQPANYAMKGSPGGLGRMDGYFGVDLYTTNFSNAPVIFGAFPSLHSGISTMNALWLSYLFPKYSPYFACYVCWLWWSTMYLTHHYFFDLTAGSVLAVTFFFVAKYQWLPLKKADCFCRFNYYRLEYEDTLQNDPLNYELRLSMDDAVELDDATSSGESTPVDDDATVESSLFTA
- a CDS encoding Protein GAT2; translated protein: MNGATLKPEAGSRELPSIKDLFPTLEGSSIAPRSQSMTEGVYMAPPVGYGPADFSLERELGKLTKISMEIQQILESSKSIAHVPRELLESGAQQADLLHSIYHSWMRTRDEEAARAPPAQHPHSRSSSMQYTFQPTVPVGSGGAPMPLLLNPSRYQNMEEQAARTLSSMIEVSPSQAHHRTSSFPTDDRLTTPPVSPSSFSVRKLKMKKSPTGTNNITAQLVLEANADNGNLAEMVTNECLHCQSKETPEWRRGPEGERTLCNACGLFYAKLCKKYGEEKAKDIMKERKIKGSETDRRVSVGF